One Paraburkholderia kururiensis DNA window includes the following coding sequences:
- a CDS encoding BON domain-containing protein, which produces MKIAPVIRSACVIACAASAACALFAMNVSAQESSAPPAGSETMGQRLDDATITTKVKATLISKNVKSTHIHVKTRNGVVWLTGTVPTSGDRTAAAEAAQGLSGVKVVKNELKVSATD; this is translated from the coding sequence ATGAAAATCGCTCCAGTCATCAGGTCCGCCTGCGTGATTGCGTGTGCGGCGTCCGCCGCCTGCGCCCTCTTCGCGATGAACGTCAGCGCGCAGGAAAGCTCGGCCCCGCCGGCGGGGTCCGAGACGATGGGCCAGCGGCTCGACGACGCAACCATCACGACGAAGGTGAAGGCCACGCTGATCAGCAAGAACGTGAAGTCCACGCACATTCACGTGAAGACGCGCAACGGCGTGGTGTGGCTCACGGGCACGGTGCCCACCTCGGGCGACAGGACGGCCGCCGCGGAGGCCGCGCAGGGCCTCTCGGGCGTGAAGGTCGTGAAGAACGAACTGAAGGTGTCGGCCACGGACTGA
- a CDS encoding RNA polymerase factor sigma-54 yields MPPSIELRTRQHLALTPRLQQSVRLLQLSSLEFQQELRNALDTNPFLEYTPAPGEDGDTPPAAREDGLAPPAELPGSTDMPGVAEESGAERTMQDEPAGGYMADAPERMGLRRSNQDDDGQGSDPADWVRMQPTLREQLHEALRLYPLGPRDREAARIVIEALDDDGYLRQDLDELAAVADFAPPLTESELVIALRLVQSLDRPGIGARSLSECLTLQLDAMPATTPGRDIAREIAAHHLERLARREQAELQKQLGCDADALRVACALVRKLDPKPGNHYGRAEDSYVVPDVIVRAVRNKWVVTINPAVLPRARIHRLYAELFAQSAGSSHSPLAQQLQEARWLIRNAQKRFETILRVGECIVQHQRAFFQYGEIALKPLVLRDIAEELGLHESTISRATGNKYMATPRGIFEFKHFFPRELETESGGRCSAAAVRALLKEMIEAENAREPLSDVALAKMLADQGVMVARRTVTKYRRQMKVPPADLRRNL; encoded by the coding sequence ATGCCGCCTTCAATTGAGCTACGTACAAGACAACACCTCGCCCTCACGCCCCGGCTGCAGCAATCCGTACGGCTGTTGCAGTTGTCGTCGCTCGAGTTCCAGCAGGAACTGCGCAATGCGCTCGACACCAATCCGTTTCTCGAATACACGCCCGCGCCCGGCGAGGACGGCGACACGCCGCCTGCCGCACGCGAGGACGGGCTCGCCCCGCCCGCCGAACTGCCGGGTTCCACCGACATGCCCGGCGTAGCCGAAGAGTCGGGCGCCGAACGCACCATGCAGGACGAGCCGGCCGGCGGCTACATGGCCGACGCGCCCGAGCGCATGGGCCTGCGCCGCAGCAACCAGGACGACGACGGCCAGGGCTCCGATCCCGCGGACTGGGTCCGCATGCAGCCCACGCTGCGCGAGCAGCTGCACGAGGCGCTGCGTCTCTATCCGCTGGGCCCGCGCGACCGCGAGGCGGCCCGCATCGTCATCGAAGCACTCGACGACGACGGCTATCTGCGCCAGGACCTGGACGAACTCGCGGCGGTGGCCGACTTCGCGCCGCCGCTCACGGAAAGCGAACTCGTGATCGCGTTGCGGCTCGTGCAGTCGCTCGACCGGCCCGGCATCGGCGCGCGCTCGCTCTCCGAATGCCTCACGCTGCAACTCGACGCCATGCCGGCCACTACGCCGGGCCGCGACATCGCACGCGAGATCGCGGCCCATCATCTCGAACGGCTCGCGCGCCGCGAACAGGCCGAACTGCAAAAGCAGCTGGGCTGCGATGCCGACGCGCTGCGCGTGGCCTGCGCGCTCGTGCGCAAGCTCGACCCGAAGCCCGGCAATCACTACGGACGCGCCGAAGACAGCTACGTGGTGCCCGATGTGATCGTGCGCGCGGTGCGCAACAAGTGGGTCGTGACGATCAACCCCGCGGTGCTGCCGCGCGCGCGCATCCATCGGCTCTATGCGGAGCTGTTCGCGCAGTCGGCCGGGTCGAGCCATTCGCCGCTCGCGCAACAGTTGCAGGAAGCGCGCTGGCTGATCCGCAACGCGCAGAAGCGCTTCGAAACCATCCTGCGTGTGGGCGAGTGCATCGTGCAGCACCAGCGCGCGTTCTTCCAGTACGGCGAGATCGCGCTCAAGCCGCTCGTGCTGCGCGACATCGCCGAGGAACTGGGCCTGCACGAATCCACCATCTCGCGCGCCACGGGCAACAAGTACATGGCCACGCCGCGCGGCATCTTCGAGTTCAAGCACTTCTTTCCGCGCGAACTCGAAACGGAAAGCGGCGGCCGTTGTTCGGCGGCCGCCGTGCGTGCGCTGTTGAAGGAAATGATCGAGGCCGAGAATGCGCGCGAGCCGCTATCGGACGTCGCGCTTGCGAAGATGCTAGCCGATCAGGGCGTGATGGTGGCGCGGCGGACCGTCACCAAGTACCGTCGCCAGATGAAGGTGCCGCCGGCGGATCTGCGGCGCAATCTGTAG
- a CDS encoding amino acid ABC transporter ATP-binding protein has product MIRLEKIEKYFGDHQVLKPVDLTLEQGTVTALIGPSGSGKSTLLRCVNLLEIPDAGTLEAGDERIAFTRGSKPAREAVLRVRRRTGMVFQNFQLFPHLRVIENVMEGLITVQKWDRERARQRALDLLAKVGIDHKADAWPMTLSGGQQQRVAIARALAPSPDVLLCDEPTSALDPGLAAEVVDVLRQLAREGMTMLIATHDLRLAASIARSVVFLQSGVVVEAGAARDVFTRPREAETARFVSTLTQGLPEEWAD; this is encoded by the coding sequence ATGATCAGGCTCGAGAAAATCGAAAAGTATTTCGGCGACCACCAGGTGTTGAAGCCCGTGGACCTCACGCTCGAGCAAGGCACGGTGACGGCGCTGATCGGACCGTCGGGCAGCGGCAAGAGCACGCTCTTGCGCTGCGTGAACCTGCTGGAGATTCCCGACGCGGGCACGCTGGAGGCCGGCGACGAACGCATCGCGTTCACGCGCGGCTCCAAGCCCGCGCGCGAAGCCGTACTGCGCGTGCGCCGGCGCACCGGCATGGTGTTCCAGAACTTCCAGCTGTTTCCGCATCTGCGCGTCATCGAAAACGTGATGGAAGGCCTCATCACCGTGCAGAAGTGGGACCGCGAGCGCGCAAGGCAGCGCGCGCTCGATCTGCTCGCGAAGGTCGGCATCGATCACAAGGCGGACGCCTGGCCCATGACGCTCTCCGGTGGCCAGCAGCAGCGCGTGGCGATTGCACGGGCGCTGGCGCCTTCGCCCGACGTGCTGCTGTGCGACGAGCCCACGTCGGCGCTCGATCCCGGCCTCGCGGCCGAAGTGGTGGACGTGCTGCGGCAACTCGCGCGCGAAGGCATGACCATGCTGATCGCCACGCACGACCTGCGGCTTGCCGCATCGATCGCGCGCAGCGTGGTGTTCCTGCAAAGCGGCGTGGTGGTGGAAGCCGGCGCCGCGCGCGATGTCTTCACGCGGCCGCGCGAGGCCGAAACGGCGCGCTTCGTTTCGACGCTCACGCAGGGCTTGCCCGAGGAATGGGCGGATTGA
- a CDS encoding amino acid ABC transporter permease: MPATLHLMADSLWPLLYAGLVFTVPLTLISFALGLALAFVAALVRLFGPKWAVAVVRFYVWLIRGSPLLVQLFVIFYGLPNVGIVFDPLTAAIIGFTLNVGAYNSEVIRGVIESIPKGQWEASYSMGMTRGQALRRVILPQATRVALPPLSNSFISLVKDTSLAAVLTVPEIFQAAQRIASVTYEPLVLYTEAALIYLVFSSVLSSAQVRLERRFGQHAVFQGQ, translated from the coding sequence ATGCCCGCCACGCTGCACCTGATGGCAGACTCCCTGTGGCCCCTGCTCTACGCGGGGCTCGTCTTCACCGTTCCCCTCACGCTGATCTCGTTCGCACTGGGGCTCGCGCTCGCCTTCGTGGCGGCGCTCGTCCGGCTGTTCGGCCCGAAGTGGGCCGTGGCCGTCGTGCGCTTCTACGTGTGGCTCATTCGCGGCTCGCCGCTGCTCGTGCAGCTGTTCGTGATCTTCTACGGCCTGCCCAACGTGGGCATCGTGTTCGATCCGCTCACGGCCGCCATCATCGGCTTCACGCTCAACGTGGGCGCGTACAACTCCGAAGTGATCCGCGGCGTGATCGAGTCCATTCCGAAGGGTCAGTGGGAAGCCTCGTACTCCATGGGCATGACGCGCGGCCAGGCGCTGCGCCGCGTGATCCTGCCGCAGGCCACGCGCGTGGCGCTGCCGCCGCTCTCGAACTCGTTCATCTCGCTCGTGAAGGACACGTCGCTCGCCGCCGTGCTCACGGTGCCGGAAATCTTCCAGGCCGCACAGCGCATTGCGTCGGTCACGTACGAGCCGCTCGTGCTCTACACCGAGGCCGCGCTCATCTATCTCGTGTTCAGCTCCGTGCTGTCGTCGGCGCAGGTGCGCCTTGAACGGCGCTTCGGTCAACATGCAGTGTTTCAGGGTCAGTGA
- a CDS encoding amino acid ABC transporter substrate-binding protein — translation MKIIRSLLLIGLLQAAAVTAAFAADDLAQIKSAGAIKIGTEGTYAPFTFHDASGQLTGFDVEIGRAVAQKLGVKAEFVEGKWDGLIAGLDAKRYDAVINEVSVTPARKEKYDFSDPYIASHAALIVRSDNTTIKSFKDLKGKKSANTLTSNFGKIAKDNGAEVVPVQGFNESIDLLTSGRVDATVNDSLSFLDFKKHRPDAKVKIVAIDDSPDSDKSAILIRKGNPELQAALNKALAELKADGTYQKIADKYFGKDVSK, via the coding sequence ATGAAAATCATCCGCTCTCTTCTGTTGATCGGCCTCCTGCAGGCAGCCGCGGTCACCGCCGCGTTCGCCGCCGACGACCTCGCCCAGATCAAATCGGCCGGCGCCATCAAGATCGGCACGGAAGGCACCTACGCGCCGTTCACGTTTCACGACGCCTCGGGCCAGCTGACCGGCTTCGACGTGGAGATCGGACGCGCCGTGGCGCAGAAGCTCGGCGTCAAGGCCGAATTCGTGGAAGGCAAGTGGGACGGCCTCATCGCGGGCCTCGACGCGAAGCGCTACGACGCCGTGATCAACGAAGTCTCGGTCACGCCGGCGCGCAAGGAGAAGTACGACTTCTCCGACCCGTACATCGCCTCGCATGCCGCGCTCATCGTGCGGTCCGACAACACCACGATCAAGAGCTTCAAGGACCTGAAGGGCAAGAAGTCGGCCAACACGCTCACGAGCAACTTCGGCAAGATCGCCAAGGACAACGGCGCCGAAGTGGTGCCGGTGCAAGGCTTCAACGAATCGATCGACCTGCTCACCTCGGGCCGCGTGGACGCCACGGTGAACGACAGCCTCTCGTTCCTCGACTTCAAGAAGCACCGTCCGGACGCGAAGGTGAAGATCGTCGCCATCGACGATTCGCCCGACAGCGACAAGTCGGCCATCCTGATCCGCAAGGGCAACCCCGAACTGCAGGCCGCGCTGAACAAGGCGCTCGCCGAACTGAAGGCCGACGGCACCTACCAGAAGATCGCCGACAAATACTTCGGCAAGGACGTTTCGAAGTAA